In the genome of Coraliomargarita algicola, one region contains:
- a CDS encoding MFS transporter: MRYISIGIGIVSILLGVLPGIFVKERYYTKTQNQEKQNLIAGLKQTLKTRPFLILVSIVFTKSLGFGLVGSLGFYVNAYYVCGGDLKQAGIINGVKASLLILPNLLSVPLCTWLSSHYGKRFVLYFIGISGILGYLSVYIFYTPANPWLQIIPTLLIAPLSSGIWLIAPAMQADIADYDELRTGKRREGSFSAVFSWVLKVSATITTGLGGFVLVLTGFDILHGADQPEHVLDNLVNYYVWIPVTFSIINLGCIHFYDLTRERMEEIRAELEAIRGTR; this comes from the coding sequence ATGCGTTACATCAGTATCGGGATCGGAATCGTCAGTATCCTGCTTGGTGTCTTGCCAGGAATTTTTGTCAAAGAGCGCTACTACACAAAGACGCAAAATCAGGAGAAACAAAATTTAATCGCTGGCCTGAAACAAACCCTGAAGACGCGCCCCTTTCTCATACTCGTCTCCATTGTGTTCACCAAATCGCTCGGCTTCGGCCTAGTTGGCTCACTGGGATTTTATGTCAACGCCTACTACGTCTGTGGGGGCGACCTCAAGCAGGCCGGCATTATCAATGGGGTCAAAGCATCGCTGCTCATACTCCCCAACTTACTTTCAGTCCCACTCTGCACCTGGTTATCGAGCCATTACGGAAAGCGCTTCGTGCTCTACTTCATCGGAATATCCGGAATCCTCGGCTATTTATCCGTCTACATTTTCTACACACCCGCCAACCCCTGGCTGCAAATCATTCCGACCTTACTCATTGCCCCGCTCAGTTCCGGAATCTGGCTGATCGCCCCCGCCATGCAAGCCGACATCGCCGACTACGATGAATTGCGCACCGGGAAACGCCGTGAGGGCAGTTTCTCTGCAGTGTTCTCATGGGTGCTTAAAGTATCGGCAACCATAACAACTGGACTCGGCGGCTTCGTACTAGTCCTGACCGGTTTCGACATTCTGCATGGTGCCGATCAACCCGAACACGTATTGGACAATCTCGTCAATTATTACGTTTGGATCCCCGTGACCTTCAGCATCATCAATCTCGGCTGTATTCATTTCTACGACTTGACCCGTGAGCGAATGGAAGAAATCCGAGCCGAGCTCGAAGCAATACGCGGCACACGATAG
- a CDS encoding REP-associated tyrosine transposase: MMHRPKTIRFWRNHLPHWQVEAGVYFITMRAAGSLPKAVGARIAEIHASMSAIEPASADYLELQRRYFLTLEKYLDAGYGFCPFKHVSCCQIVKEAMFELSSIGWNLQHYAIMPNHVHLLIQTDQSAAEMSSVWRSWKGRTARWCNQELQRRGAFWQRDWFDRWMRDEASLNRTVDYIRNNPVKAGLARQWQDYPWVH; this comes from the coding sequence ATGATGCACAGGCCAAAGACTATTCGATTTTGGCGTAATCATTTGCCGCATTGGCAAGTTGAGGCAGGCGTTTATTTTATTACGATGCGCGCGGCGGGTAGCTTGCCCAAAGCGGTGGGAGCGCGTATCGCTGAAATACACGCGTCGATGTCGGCGATTGAGCCGGCTTCCGCTGATTATTTGGAACTACAACGTCGTTATTTCCTGACATTAGAGAAATACCTGGATGCGGGCTATGGCTTTTGTCCATTTAAACATGTCAGCTGCTGCCAGATTGTGAAAGAGGCTATGTTCGAGTTGAGTTCTATCGGCTGGAATTTACAGCATTATGCAATCATGCCGAATCATGTGCACTTGCTTATTCAGACCGATCAATCTGCCGCCGAAATGTCGAGTGTGTGGCGGAGTTGGAAAGGACGGACCGCTCGCTGGTGTAATCAGGAATTGCAACGCCGAGGCGCGTTCTGGCAGCGCGATTGGTTCGACCGCTGGATGCGCGATGAGGCGAGCCTCAATCGCACCGTTGATTACATTCGCAATAACCCGGTGAAGGCAGGCCTTGCGCGACAATGGCAAGACTATCCTTGGGTGCATTAG